The Ficedula albicollis isolate OC2 chromosome 1, FicAlb1.5, whole genome shotgun sequence nucleotide sequence AagagcatggccagcaggtcaaggagGATGgtcctgcccctgtgctcagccctgtgaggcacagctggagtactgagaggggacctcatcatTGGCTGTCAGTATCTGACAGGAGGTGTCAGAGGATGgaccaggctcttctcagtgttgccaagcaataggacaagaggcaacatACAGAAACTGAtacacaggaagttccacctgaatatgaggaagaacttttttactgtgtgggtgagtgagcactggaacagattgcccagagagattCTGGAGACTGCTtccttggagatactcaaaagctgtctggacacaatcctgagTTGTGTGTTTGGGGGGGACACATCATGAGGAGGGAGGTTGGAATAGATAACTTTCAGTGGTCCCTTTCAACCCTATCTATTCTGTGATTAAAGAAGGTATTTTGtgatgttttcttctgtaactTGTGGTTCAGGCATAACTGAGGCAGATACATTATCTTTCTATTTAATAGCCCTCAATATTTCTTCCacaaatttttacttttttttttcaaagtttgcTTTTAATGTTGGGTCATTTGTGGCAGTGAGTTTCAGGTGCATGAGAAGCTTCTTATGAAATaccttttgtttggttttgaatgTACTATATTTAGTTGATAcctactgaatatttttttagttgGAAGTGATGGTGACCTTGtcatttcttcttctctttctccatcctgttctttgttttgtagGGCTCTCTCATGTTCTCCCCCATTATCTCATTCTCCTTTCAGTAGTcttaatttattcattattctCTTGCATAGAGTCTATTCTGTATTGTTGATGATCCTGATTGCTTTTTCATATGCTTGTCTTGAAATAGGACCATCAGACCTGCAGAATTCAAAATGTAAACATTCTGCTTCCTAGAGTAATGTAGTGGTAATTCCTGTTTGGTATTCTGTTTCTTCCCTAGTAATTCAATTTTTGGCGGTCATGGTATACTGAGCTGATGGATTTTACAGATACTGTAATTTTAGATCTCTACTGAATgtcattttatttctaaagtaTGCATGGATTAGATTGTTTTCTCACATATACCACACTATATTTACCAGTAATAATTTAGGTGATGTAATCACAAAGTGCAGCAAGACACTTTGAGTTTGCTTTATGTCTCTTTTTACTGTGCCAGGTAACCCAGCATTGCCAGCAGATTCTGTCACCTTGTCACCTTAATCTGATTGTCTGTCATTAGAATAACTGTATGTCAATTTAATCCCTGTGGGAATCTGCTGGAGAGCTTCTTCCATTAAGAAAGCTGTGTATTTCCTAGCTTTTTGTCTCTTAccttttttgttattatttagtACATATTAAATACTGTGAGGCCTTAACCTTGGGCTCTGTAGCAGCTTTGTGTCTTTAACCATCTTTAATGGATCTTCTCCAATGTCTGTAATAGACTCTACATCAAATACATCCTTCTTGTCTCTTTGCCTCTTTGGGAGAATTCCAGTAACCCTTTGAGGCATAACTTCTGTTTGCAAAGATGTTTTTATCTTCTTCACATGTTGTTGTATTTTATTCCCCAGAGTtctaattctgctttttgttaGTTTCCAAAGGTAGTACTGATGTGTCTTGATAGTTAAGTCTCTAAATTATATGTGGAACCTTAATGATTGATTGCTGTATCTCCTACCTCCAGTTCTCTggtattgaaattattttaaagggaGAAAGTGTTGGCATAAAATGCTGCTTGAAACCAACAAACTGACCAGTCCTTTTTATCTGTCTTAAGGtggagaaacagagaagaattgaaagaataaagcaaaaacagTCTCAGCTACAAGAACTCATTCTACAGGTACAGTCAAGGTACTCTTGTCTATAGGGCAAGGTAACTTATGTCTGTATTCCTCTTGTTTTATCCCAGTCTGAGGGATGGGAAACTTCTAGGAAGACCAGAGGTGAATTTCAGGATATGGTGTATGCAGCTTTATTTAACTCTATAGTTTATCTGGGACCATGCTGTTGGCCATTGCTATTGGGGGTACAATCAACCTTCCATCAGTTGTGATGAATTTGTTTGGAGTTTCAAGTATGTTTAAACAGGGTTTATGCTGATAGAAGTATTTCATACCATACCCTCTGAATTTTCCAGTTCAGTGTAGGAACTGAACTAGATACAGGTATCtagaattttcttctgtgttagCATCCATAGATAAAATTAGGTGACTGTAGAATTTGTCTGTCATAGTGCTCTGCATTGTGCCTCTGGAGACTTGCTGTCACTGGTGTGTAAGTGGCTGAACCACTGTGAAACAGTGGCTGAACTCCTTCCCAGATTTCCCTTACTACACCTAGGGAAGCAGTAGTCTATTTCCCAAgtcactgtgctgctggtccATAGAATTGTGTTCCTGGGTAGCTGTGTTACCTGCACAGTAGGAATGAGAATTTCAGAGATGCAAAAGGAAAGTACAGacagctgtgggacagctgCCTGATTTTTATCAGTCTCTGTGTTGTCTTTGGATTTTGGTCTTAATTCTTGtttatttcatttgatttcaagagcagaaaaatatttttctttgtttagtaGCTTACTGTATGATTTATAACTTGAGTTTCTATGGCTTTTAATTATTCAAATTGCtagtttttaaaatgggaaCATTCCATTGCAATTTTGTATTCCAAAGCAATTTTGATAAGATGTTAAAGTCTCTAATCTTAAATGGGCAATTCAAAAACCTAATGCCAGATACTCAAATCCCAAACGTTAACTTTTTTAGCATATAATTAATTTCAGTATTAACGTTCAGTTGTATTTTTTGGAGTGCGGTAGCTAGTAGGGAAGAGtaaatggaaatttatttttccagtcatTGCTCTCTCTCCGTTCTGCCTGGGATCTGTCCAAGGAACTGTCCTGATGTAGTTAGTAgaatgtagcttttttttttctcagtaaagTTTTACTATGTTGTCTCTTTTTATACTGCAATCTGTGACTCTTGCATCTTATCATGCAGGAATATGGTAAACACTGTCCTTTTCTGCCTTTACCTGCTGCAACCATTGCTGGAATCCTTAGGAATTTTGTTAGCATGATCCTAAAAGCTTCATTCACGCTTTGATATTGCTGTTGCTTTTTCTAGCAAATTGCCTTTAAGAACCTCGTCCAGCGAAACCgtcaagcagagcagcaggcaaaCCGACCTCCCCCTTCCAACTCTGTCATCCATTTGCCATTTATCATTGTGAACACCAGCAAGAAGACAGTGATCGACTGCAGTATTTCAAATGACAAGTAAGCTAACAAAGTTTTCCATCTGGCTTTTGGTAGAGCTCTTGAGTTCATAAAAGTGTTCATATAAATTTGTTGATGATTAATACAAGCGTGATTTACTTGTGCCTTTTGTATATTGAGAATTTGCACTTCAGACAGCCCTTATATAGCCCTTTAATGAATTGACTAATTGATTCACATTTGATAACTTATTTAAGACTTGCTATCTAGAGATACTAGGCATCTCTCTTGACATTTTATGTGATGCTTAACCaagcagtgttttcctttggctttAACACTATGAAATGCAGCAAGGAGAATTGAAAATGGCAGTCCTGAAAACTAAATCCATTCTCCACTTTTGATTCAAAAAGCTGTAGTTTTCATCAtctaaataaaaactgattGAAAGCAGTCATGAGCAAGTACATAaatcttcaatttttaaaaatttgattgCTTAGTTTGATGTGTCACTGTCACTAACACACTTAACACTGTGTGTACAGCTTTTGCAATGCtgcaatttctgaaaatttaaaagtagTTAAAGTTATTGAAGTTAATTgagacattttttcctctccaggttTGAATATCTATTTAATTTTGACAATACTTTTGAAATTCATGATGATATAGAAGTACTAAAACGAATGGGGATGGCTTGTGGGCTAGAATCTGGAAGCTGTTCAGCAGAGGACCTAAAAATTGCAAGGAGTTTGGTTCCCAAAGCTCTGGAACCATATGTGACAGGTTAGTTACTCTGAgaagagatgatttttttcttttttaatataggACTCTAGGAAGAATCATGGAAATACCTTAGATCAGTTAATTTCCACTGGTTTGTGGTAAAGATTTCTGTTAAGTTCTCaaatttatctgctttttaGTATACCTTAGGGATCAAATAACATAGTGATTGATAAGAACAGACTGTTGCTCTTTGCAAAACATTAATACACAAATAGATCTTTGCAGTTGTAATTCTTTTAAGAGAAGAGTATTTATGCTTCGTTCATTTGCAAAGGCAAAAGGAAGTAGGTGCAAGCATATGATGAATGCCGAAGTTGTCTGTCTTGCTTACTTCAAAACaaatgggtttttaaaatgcattttgaaattttgttgttgtttgcaCTAGCCTTTTCTTAAATTATGCTGTTTTGGATGTagtatttaaatatgttttgttgtttgggctGCAAGACTCCTTTTCTGGACTTTAAAGGATTAAGCATTTCCACTGAATTAGATGGGTGTGTTTGGAAGGATTCCTGAATTGcttgttgtttgttttacagaaatggCTCAGGGATCAATCAGCAGTGTATATGTCACATCTTCATCAGGTTCTGCATCAAACGGCACAAGATTTTCAGCCAGGTGAGATGAAATTTTCAATTAGTTCTTAAAATCTGTGGTCATCAAAGATATTTGGATATTAAAAGCTTCATGAAACAAGTTCTGTTTTGATTAAATGTGCTATGGATATGTGTTTTATTCTGAGACATCACTTCAGGGGTGGTTCCTAGCAGTGTCATTAAGAAAATCCTTTCCTGTATAGTAGAAAGGTATTGAGAGTGGTATTATTCTTgaatgtgttttttgtttgcttggggttttttttctagtttagAGTTTGTGACAAGAAAATAGGTATTTCTCTAAAGATACAGTATTGGAAAGATTACTGCTTGATCATTAGTgtctaattttaaaagagattttggTCTTTGGGTTTTAAACAGCAGTCAGAAGCTGGTAGTGTGATAAACCATAACTAGTGTTCAACTTTGTTACTCACTAGTTTCTTATTGctgtattaattaaaaatatgtccTTCTGTGAGCTCCACAAGGTTGTAAAATGAGTCAAATATTCAGCAGTTGGATTCTGAGGTCTTTTCTAACTTAATTGATGCTATGATCATTGAAACGTTTGACATTCACAACAAATGCTTGAATTAAGTTCTGCATGTTTTGTGCAAGGGAACTGAAGCTTGAGTGAGAATTCTGCCAAAATATCTTTAGAAATGCTGAACAGTACCTAAGATCTCTGTTTTCAGCAAGTTTCCTTTTGTGGTAACGAGCAAAGGGTAGTGAAAAAGAGCGCCATGTGTTTTTAAgtctttgaaatttaaatagGCCACTGTTAGCCAGAGACCAGTAGAAAACCAGAGGCTGACTGGGGTTCATTATCTTGGTGAGAGTACAAGAACTTCTGCCATTTCCATTTCTTAGGAGTTTGGAAATGGGCAGTGACAAATTATGTTTAATtatatgaatatatgaatattCATGGCAATAGCCATGAACATTCATGGCAATACAGATTGTGCTGCCAAGGCAAATAAAGGCTGTACATTTATTTAACAAGGTCTCTAAAGAAAGTTTGCAGAAGTCTGAAGATGCTGCTACCAATACCTTCATCCCACTTCCTTTGTCTTACTTACTGGGATACTCAGGTTGTGAAAGCAAGTTCTGTTATTATCAAAAAGAGAGGAGAATGGATTTTGGGCTTGTGCTTTCAAAGTTTACAAAAGCACACTTCTTTGCTTTTGAAACTGCTTTTACAGATAATTATTGCAGACCTATTGTAAGTCATCTGACTACAGCTAGACAGATATCTTAGTATCTTGCTGCTGAATAAGCgtgcagaactgcagaaattCTTGAAAGTGTCTTACTGGATGTTTTTCCTGTGAGCTTATAGGGTGTACCTCTGCAGTTTCATTCTGTGTGATGATAGACCATTGAATTGGCTCCATACAGCAACAAATGTGCATGATTGAATATGTGCATTACCTGgattagaatttttaaaaattactaacaaatgtatttttgaaagcaatttttaaatgatGAATGTCTTTCAAGGGAGATACTATttttgggatttaaaaaaaacaaattttgtcACAAGTTTGTGGCTTAATGATTCACCAAGCTATTTAGAAAGTCAACAATTAAATACATTGGCAAAGTAGCAAGTAACAATGGAGGCAAAAATTTTCTTgctctattaaaataaaatactgcacaattagaaaaaaagagtttcaaattaaaaatacgGCACATGACATTTTACTACGTAATATTAAGGAGTTAAGGAAAAGCTAATAGTTCTaaattttccaggtttttgaATCAAGATTAGTGATTCTAAGACATGATTCATTTGCAAGTGTCCAGTGCTACCCAAAAATACTGAAGAGCTTAGCTTTGTAGCCTTAACACTAAATGTACTTCAGatgaaacttgaaaaatacatttataaagtGGCAGTGGCAGATTCATTACAGGAATGGACTAGATACGGGAGAAATCATGAAGCAAtgccaacttttttttctttttcagtgactTTTCCAATGGTGGAGATGGGATGTTGGCTACAAGTTCCAATGGATCTCAGTACAGTGGCTCCAGAGTCGAAACACCAGTTTCTTATGTTGGggatgacgatgatgatgacgatgattttaatgaaaatgatGATGACGACTGATGCCCTTTGCTTGTAGactattttttgttaaaattcaGCAGGCTTCAGGAATAAATTGTTCTAGGGAGAAGTGTCTCAAATTACTTTGCCCCATCCCCCAAGGAGAATATTGGTAAGCAGTTCTGAGTTTAGAAATTGCACCTCTGATAAGCAAGCGAGGATTGTTTTATGtaggatatttttaaatgtggtGTGGATGTGTGTTTTTGATACCAGTGTGTTAATGCAGAGCCTTTATTTACTCTTGTTTtaggggtttttggtttgttggttgttttttgtttgggatttcttttttacttgaaggaaaaagaattttgcCCCAAATGTTCTTTCAAAGTTTGCTAAAGAAAATGTAGACACATcattgagaaataaaatactatCCTTCTGTGGAAAATGAATACACTGAATGGCAATTTATTTGGAGTGTATTTTGATTATGCCACTTTTTGAGGGATAGTGAGCTAATGTAGTAGTGTTTTTTGTTAATCATGCAGTGTCCAAAGAACCAAACAAGAAAGATACGTCCTACTTTTTTACATGTTAAATTCCAGGAATGTTGTTGTGAACTTATTTTCCCTTAAATTATAGCTAACGTTATGATTCCATCAAGTTTATATACTTTTCACTGTATGTTGGGACAAATGAATTACAAAGTTTTTGGCAAATGTTTACTGCCAGTTGGTGCAGCTATATAAAATGTCTTGAAGGTTTGGAATGATTTATTGCTTATGGTAAAATTTGCCTGATTTCTTACAGGCAGTCTTTGGAAACTTTTTATTATATAGTTGTTTACATACTTATAAGTCTATCATATAAAGACATGTACTGAAACaaatgtttgtatttgtttcatAAGCATCTTCCTGTAATCTATTATAaagttgaaattaaatataGAGAATGTTTTAAGTTTTTTAACTCAAAATTTGTCAATCATTTTTAATAGTTCATTTTTATAAAAGGAATTTCAGGGCAGGTGGtagtctttttaaatttattcacAAACAATTAACTGCACAAATACTGTCAGCTGCCTATTCTAAGACAGTAGTCTTTTTATTGAAACACAAATAAacttttctgtaatattttatgaaatataaaGAGACTATAATTGTTTGACTTGTTTAACCTTGGCACTGTtagtttttattaataaaacGCGCATGGGCATTTTTAACAAGCTCTGTGGTTTTTCTAATTCTAGGATTATTTTAGAGCATTTCACTTCTCGTCACAAGACCTAGAATTAGCTGTCTTGGGATGCTgcatctgtgctgcagagggcCCAGagtttttgctttggtttagtAATTTGCCCTTAGAGCTCTTGATAACTTAAAATGCAGAAGGCAATAACATACCCAGTGTATTATTTGCCCTTAGAGCTCTTGATaacttaaaatgtaaaatgtaaaatgcaatAACATACCCAGTGTATTCTCTTCTTTCACACCTCCTTACTTCATCCATGTTGCTCCTCAGCTTGACAGATCACTCTTAGTACTCCAATCTAGCTTCTGTTTAAAATCCCATGCCTAATGTCCTAACTTTTCATCCCATATTCCTCAGTCCTAGCTTTCTGTTATATATTCTTATGTCCTCAAAAAATCTGCTTCCCATATTCTTCCTTCTTAAACCATTTTGTTAGATCACATCCTCTGCTCTCACCTGTAAGAATGTATTGAACTGGCTCAGTCACTGCAGGCTACATTCAGGATTTGATGTTCCTCAAAGTCCATGGAGTCCCTGAAAAGTTTTATTGCATGTGCTGACTGTGGTAAGGGCTCCTGGATGCACTTAAACCCTGTGGTAAATGTGAAGTGtgttactttttcattttcttgaagGGATTATGCATAGACAAATCTGCTGTGGAAAGGTGGGGATATGGGTGATGAACACAGAACAACTGATAAACAGTTCAAATTGTACCAGACCTTGTAACATGAGTGAGCCAAGCAAATTAGTTGGTGGGACTGGGGAAAAATCTGGGGGAGAGGAGGCTGATAGAATGTTTTGCTTCTCAGTGAAGGGTCAATTCTCTGCAGTGCTaatgctgaacacagggttCTTGTGGGTGAGACAGTTGATTCAAATTGTCTTTGATGTGGAATAGCAGTTCAGTTTGCAGAGTTTCAGTTTTCCCTTTCGTTCTCCAGTATATGATCCAAGATTTACCTGCAAAGAGTGAGTAGAGGGTTGTTAGGGATGGAAGGCTGAAAGAGTCTGGTTTTCCTTTGGTTCTTACTGGCAGAATAGTCCTCAGGCAAGACAAGGTAACAGTGGGACTGAAAATGtgacaaaacaaatatttttaagatgttgtttttctcttttcttttgcttagtGATGAATCTGAACTGGAATTTGATAATTTAAACATTGGTGTGGTTtgggggaaattattttttattatatttgtggctgaacttgatgatcttaaacACTTTCTTCTAAACAGTTCTATGGTTCTGTATAACCCTTGTTTTGGGAGAGCTTTTTAGTAAAGGTAGCAATCAATAACAAGAGAAAGTCTATAGACTTTTTAAATAGTTGCTTGATTTCAAGTGGTCACTTGGTTACAGTGTTCAGgtgaaagcagagaagaaaaaaccgCAAAAGAGGCCAATGGTGAGGGACCAGGTTGAGATGAGGAGAGGAAATGTGAAGAAGTAGATGGAGGGAAGCAGTAAAGAAAGAACAGATTATAGCAGGGTCTTTGCAGAGGAacataaaaagagaagaaggtGTAATCtggaaagaatgaggaaaaaaggagaagacTAGTCAAAGATTGTAAAAAAGAGCAGCAGtagaaactattttaaaaaaagaaaggtagagaaatacatatttaataatGTCAGGGGTAGCATGAAAGGAACTGAAAAGTGAAAGATAACTTCAAACTGTGTGGTTCCAATCTGAAAGAAGTGGTTGCACATGTACAGATGGAAAATGAAGATTAAGAGCATGAACAGAACGTAACAGGAAATTGTACAGGAAATTGTTGAGGAAATCTGTGGAATAAAGTACTGTAAGGAGATAAAAACTAGAATTCAGTTTAAGAAAGATTAAATGGTGATAAAGGGAATGAGAATTGTTATAAGGGCTCAGTTTGGGGTAAAACGTGGCAGGAAAGGAATGtacttttaattcttttactTAGCTAGTACT carries:
- the TFDP1 gene encoding transcription factor Dp-1 isoform X1, which codes for MAKDAGLIEANGELKVFIDQNLSPGKGVVSLLAVHPSTVNTIGKQLLPKTFGQSNVNIAQQVVIGTPQRPSAQNTILVGSPHTPNTHFASQNQTGDSSPWSAGKRNKKGEKNGKGLRHFSMKVCEKVQRKGTTSYNEVADELVAEFTTTDNHISPNESQAYDQKNIRRRVYDALNVLMAMNIISKEKKEIKWIGLPTNSAQECQNLEVEKQRRIERIKQKQSQLQELILQQIAFKNLVQRNRQAEQQANRPPPSNSVIHLPFIIVNTSKKTVIDCSISNDKFEYLFNFDNTFEIHDDIEVLKRMGMACGLESGSCSAEDLKIARSLVPKALEPYVTEMAQGSISSVYVTSSSGSASNGTRFSASDFSNGGDGMLATSSNGSQYSGSRVETPVSYVGDDDDDDDDFNENDDDD
- the TFDP1 gene encoding transcription factor Dp-1 isoform X2, giving the protein MAKDAGLIEANGELKVFIDQNLSPGKGVVSLLAVHPSTVNTIGKQLLPKTFGQSNVNIAQQVVIGTPQRPSAQNTILVGSPHTPNTHFASQNQTGDSSPWSAGKRNKKGEKNGKGLRHFSMKVCEKVQRKGTTSYNEVADELVAEFTTTDNHISPNESAYDQKNIRRRVYDALNVLMAMNIISKEKKEIKWIGLPTNSAQECQNLEVEKQRRIERIKQKQSQLQELILQQIAFKNLVQRNRQAEQQANRPPPSNSVIHLPFIIVNTSKKTVIDCSISNDKFEYLFNFDNTFEIHDDIEVLKRMGMACGLESGSCSAEDLKIARSLVPKALEPYVTEMAQGSISSVYVTSSSGSASNGTRFSASDFSNGGDGMLATSSNGSQYSGSRVETPVSYVGDDDDDDDDFNENDDDD